The Prosthecomicrobium sp. N25 nucleotide sequence CCGTTCTCCTCGGCGCGGGCCTTTACCGCTTCGGCGAGGAGGCTTGGCTCGCCTATACGGAGATCGCCGCCGAGGTCGCGAAAAGCCGCAGCGTCATGCGCGAGTCCCCGGCCGCGCGCGGGTCGAAGCCCGCCGCCATGGCCGGGCCGGACGAACCGGACCCTCTCTAGGAAACGTACGGCCGTCCTTCGAGGGCGGCGGCGAGGAGAATCCTCGGCGAACGGCATGCTGCAGCCTTCGCTCAGCCGAGTAAAAGATCCGCCGTCCGCCACGCCGGCGGGATCGACCTCGCGATGCCGGCGCGCGCTTGACCGAAGGCAAGGCCCGGGGCCCGCGGCCGGCTACCATCCCGCTGCAGACGAGCGGGACGGCCTGTCGGGCCCGCCGCGCCCCGGAGGCCCTCGATGACGCACGACCCGCCCAAGCTCGCCGCCCTCGCGTATGCCGGGCGCGGCACCGGGGACGCGACCCTGGCAGGCTTGGCGCAGCGGCTCGCCCGGGACGGCGTCCGTCTCGCCGGCATGGTCCAGACCAGCGCGTGCCGTGCCGTCGCGGGTCGCGCCGAGATGACGCTCGAGGATCTCGCCCGCGGGACCAGGCTGGCGATCTCGCAGGATCTCGGACGCCACGGGCGCGGGTGCCGCCTCGACGCCGGCGCGCTGGAGACGGCCGCCGCGCAGGCGCTCGGGGGCCTGCGGGACGGCGCCGATCTGGTGATCCTCTCCAAGTTCGGCCGGCGCGAGGCGGAGGGCGGCGGCTTCAGGCAAGTGATCGAAGCCGCGGTCGCGGCCGACATCCCGGTGCTGATCGGCGTCTCCTCCGAGCACAGGGCGGCGTGGCTCGCCTTCGCGGAGCACCTGGCCGTGACCCTGCACGGCGCGACCGAAGCCGAGGCCTGGGTTCGCCGGGCCGTCCGCCCGCGGGTGCGGGAAGACGCCTGACCCGGATCTGACCGTACGTAATCCCTCGGAAGCCTGGACTTGACGATTGTCAAGCCGAGGCGGAGCCCGCGCGGGCAGGGTTGCCCCGAACGGACCCGCCGATGACAAACCTCCTCGACCGACGTGCCCTTCTGTTCGGACGCAGCCGCCCCGCTGCGGACCCGGTACGGCCGCCCGGCGCCCTGCCCGAGGCGGCGTTCCGGTCCGCCTGCGACGGCTGCGCCGCCTGCGCGACGGCCTGTCCGGCCGGCATCGTCCGGCTCGACGGCGGGCGCCGCCCGATCCTCGACTTCTCGCAAGGCGAATGCACCTTCTGCGCGGCCTGCACGGAAGCCTGCCCGACCGGCGCCCTCGCGGCCGCGGGCGCCCGGCCCTGGACGGTGCGCGCGGCGATCGGGCCGGCGTGCCTGGCGGTCGGCGGCGTCGCCTGCCGCTCCTGCGGCGACGCCTGCGGGTCCGGCGCGATCCGCTTCTCGCCCTGCCCCGACGGCCGGTTCCTGCCCGTGCTGCGGGAGGAGGCCTGCACGGGCTGCGGCGCCTGCGTCTCCGTCTGTCCGGCCGGCGCCGTCGCGGTGCGGCCGACCCCCGCCGTCCTGCCCCTCGGGAGAGCGTCATGAACGTCATCGGCGTGCTGGTCCACGTCCAGCCCTTCGACGAGATCGCCATCACGGAAATGCTCAGGCGGCTGCCCGGCGTCGACGTCCATGCGGCCACGCGGGACGGCCGGCTCGTCGTCACCGCGACGGACGCGGATGGCCGCTATGCCTCCGACAGCCTGATGGCCATGAACCAGATCCCCGGCGTGCTCGATACCGCGCTCGTCTACCACGCCTTCGAGCCGGAGGCGGCCGAGCCGGCGCCCTGCGGCTGCGGTGGCGCCTGCGCGCAAGCCTGACCAGCCTCGTTTTCCGTCCCTCCCGATCCGAGGTCGACCGACCATGACCGTTCACCAGAACCGCCGTGACATCCTCAAGGCAACGGCCGCGGCCGCCACCGCGTCGGTCGCCGGCATCGCGCTGCCGGCCTCCGCGGCGACGGTCGCGGACGCGGGCATCCGCTGGGACAAGGCACCCTGCCGCTTCTGCGGCACCGGCTGCTCGGTGCTCGTCGGCACCAAGTCGGGCCGGGTGGTCGCCACCCAGGGCGACCCGGAGGCGCCGGTCAACCGGGGCCTCAACTGCATCAAGGGCTACTTCCTCTCCAAGATCATGTACGGCGAGGACCGGCTGACCCGCCCGCTCCTGCGCATGAGGAACGGCAAGTTCGACAAGGCCGGCGAGTTCACGCCGGTCACCTGGGACCAGGCCTTCGACGTGATGGCCGAGAAGTGGAAGGCCGCCCTGAAGGCGAAGGGGCCGACCTCGGTCGGCATGTTCGGCTCGGGACAGTGGACCATCTGGGAGGGCTATGCGGCGGCCAAGCTGATGAAGGCCGGCTTCCGCTCCAACAACCTCGACCCCAATGCCCGCCACTGCATGGCCTCGGCGGTGGTCGGCTTCATGCGCGCCTTCGGCATCGACGAGCCGATGGGCTGCTACGACGACCTGGAAGCCGCCGACGCCTTCGTGCTCTGGGGCTCGAACATGGCCGAGATGCACCCGATCCTGTGGTCGCGGCTCACCAACACGCGGCTGACCAAGCCGGGCGCCGAGGTGCACGTGCTCTCCACCTTCGAGCACCGCTCCTTCGAGCTCGCCGACAACGGCATGGTGTTCAAGCCGCAGACCGACCTGGCGATCCTCAACTACATCGCCAACCACATCATCAAGACCGGGCGGGTCAACAAGGCCTTCGTCGAGAAGCACGTCGTCTTCACCAAGACGGCGACCGACATCGGCTACGGGCTCCGGCCCAACAACCCGCTCGAGGACAGGGCCGTCAACGCGTCCCACAAGGTGGATGCGGGCAAGCTCGATCCGATCTCCTTCGAGGACTACGCCAAGGCGGTCGAGCCCTACACGCTCGAATACGTCGCCGACCTGTCGGGCGTGCCGGCCGAGAAGCTGAAGCGCCTCGCCGAGGTCTATGCCGACCCGAACCGGAAAGTCATGAGCCTCTGGACCATGGGGTTCAACCAGCACACCCGGGGCACCTGGGTTAACAACCTGATGTACAATGTGCATCTTCTGGTGGGCAAGATCTCGGAACCCGGCAACTCGCCCTTCTCGCTGACCGGCCAGCCCTCAGCCTGCGGCACGGCGCGGGAGGTCGGCACCTTCGCGCATCGCCTGCCGGCCGACATGGTGGTCACCAACCCGGACCACCGGAAGGTCGCCGAGGCCAAGTGGAACCTGCCGGAGGGCACGATCCCGGACAAGGTCGGCTTCCACGCCGTCCAGCAGCACCGGATGCTCAAGGACGGCGTGCTCAACGTCTACTGGGTCCAGTGCACCAACAACATGCAGGCCGCCCCGAACATGAACGAGGAGGGCCTGCCCGGATACCGGAACCCGGCCAACTTCGTGGTGGTGTCGGACCCCTATCCGACCGTGACGGCGCTCGCCGCCGACCTGATCCTGCCGACCGCCATGTGGGTCGAGAAGGAGGGGGCCTACGGCAATGCCGAGCGGCGCACCCAGTTCTGGCGCCAGCAGGTCTCCGCGCCCGGCGAGGCGCGCTCGGACCTCTGGCAGGTCGTCGAGTTCTCCAAGCGGTTCAAGGTCGAGGAGGTCTGGCCGGCGGACCTGATCGCAAGGAAGCCCGAGCTCGCGGGCAAGACCCTCTACGAGGTCCTGTTCGCCAACGGGACGGTCAACAAGTACCCGGTCTCGGAGATCGCGGACGGTTTCGAGAACCAGGAGTCCCGCGACTTCGGCTTCTACCTGCAGAAGGGGCTCTTCGAGGAATACGCCGCCTTCGGCCGCGGCAAGGCGCACGACCTCGCGCCGTTCGACACCTACCACAAGGCCCGCGGCCTCAAGTGGCCCGTGGTCGACGGCAAGGAGACGGCCTGGCGCTTCCGCGAAGGCTACGACCCCTACGTGAAGGCCGGCGAGGGTGTGTCCTTCTACGGCAACAAGGACGGCAAGGCGAAGATCATCTTCGCCCCCTACGAGCCGGCGGCGGAAGAGCCCGACCCGACGTTCCCGCTCTGGCTGGTCACCGGCCGGGTGCTCGAGCATTGGCACTCCGGATCGATGACCCGGCGCGTGCCGGAGCTGCACCGGTCCTACCCGGCGGCGCAGATCTTCATGAACCCGGACGACGCCCAGGCGCTCGGCCTGCGCCGCGGCCAGGAGGTGAAGGTGTCGACCCGGCGCGGCGAGGTGACCACCCGGGTGGAGACGCGCGGGCGCAACAAGCCGCCGAAGGGCGTGGTGTTCTTCCCGTGGTTCGACGAGGGCCAGCTCGTCAACAAGCTGACGCTCGACGCGACCTGCCCGCTCTCCAAGGAAACCGATTTCAAGAAGTGCGCCTGCAAGGTCGAGCGCGCCTGAACCCCGTCCGGCGCGGCAGGGCCGCGCCGGACGTTCCGTTCCGTCCCGAGCCCCGGAGTGCCCCACCGATGCCGGCCGAACGCGCCCCGGCACCGCTCCTGTCGCCCGAGCGCCGCCGCTTCCTGGAAGCCGCAGCGCGCGGCGGCGCGGGCGTGGCCGTCGCGGGCCTCCTGCTCGCTCTCCACGGCCGGCGCGCCGCGGCGCTGCCGGCCGACGCGATCCGGCCGCCGGGGGCCTCGGCCGAGGCCGACTTCCTGGCCGCCTGCGTGCGCTGCGGCCTGTGCGTGCGCGCCTGCCCGTATGACACCCTGAAGCTCGCCGAGCTCGGCATCGACGATCCGGCGACCGGCACGCCCTTCTTCACGGCGCGCAGGATCCCTTGCGAGATGTGCGAGGACATCCCCTGCGTGAAGGCCTGCCCCACGGGGGCGCTCGACCCTGCGCTGACGGATATCGGCAAGGCCGCGATGG carries:
- a CDS encoding DUF2478 domain-containing protein, which translates into the protein MTHDPPKLAALAYAGRGTGDATLAGLAQRLARDGVRLAGMVQTSACRAVAGRAEMTLEDLARGTRLAISQDLGRHGRGCRLDAGALETAAAQALGGLRDGADLVILSKFGRREAEGGGFRQVIEAAVAADIPVLIGVSSEHRAAWLAFAEHLAVTLHGATEAEAWVRRAVRPRVREDA
- a CDS encoding ferredoxin-type protein NapF; this translates as MTNLLDRRALLFGRSRPAADPVRPPGALPEAAFRSACDGCAACATACPAGIVRLDGGRRPILDFSQGECTFCAACTEACPTGALAAAGARPWTVRAAIGPACLAVGGVACRSCGDACGSGAIRFSPCPDGRFLPVLREEACTGCGACVSVCPAGAVAVRPTPAVLPLGRAS
- a CDS encoding chaperone NapD gives rise to the protein MNVIGVLVHVQPFDEIAITEMLRRLPGVDVHAATRDGRLVVTATDADGRYASDSLMAMNQIPGVLDTALVYHAFEPEAAEPAPCGCGGACAQA
- the napA gene encoding nitrate reductase catalytic subunit NapA, with protein sequence MTVHQNRRDILKATAAAATASVAGIALPASAATVADAGIRWDKAPCRFCGTGCSVLVGTKSGRVVATQGDPEAPVNRGLNCIKGYFLSKIMYGEDRLTRPLLRMRNGKFDKAGEFTPVTWDQAFDVMAEKWKAALKAKGPTSVGMFGSGQWTIWEGYAAAKLMKAGFRSNNLDPNARHCMASAVVGFMRAFGIDEPMGCYDDLEAADAFVLWGSNMAEMHPILWSRLTNTRLTKPGAEVHVLSTFEHRSFELADNGMVFKPQTDLAILNYIANHIIKTGRVNKAFVEKHVVFTKTATDIGYGLRPNNPLEDRAVNASHKVDAGKLDPISFEDYAKAVEPYTLEYVADLSGVPAEKLKRLAEVYADPNRKVMSLWTMGFNQHTRGTWVNNLMYNVHLLVGKISEPGNSPFSLTGQPSACGTAREVGTFAHRLPADMVVTNPDHRKVAEAKWNLPEGTIPDKVGFHAVQQHRMLKDGVLNVYWVQCTNNMQAAPNMNEEGLPGYRNPANFVVVSDPYPTVTALAADLILPTAMWVEKEGAYGNAERRTQFWRQQVSAPGEARSDLWQVVEFSKRFKVEEVWPADLIARKPELAGKTLYEVLFANGTVNKYPVSEIADGFENQESRDFGFYLQKGLFEEYAAFGRGKAHDLAPFDTYHKARGLKWPVVDGKETAWRFREGYDPYVKAGEGVSFYGNKDGKAKIIFAPYEPAAEEPDPTFPLWLVTGRVLEHWHSGSMTRRVPELHRSYPAAQIFMNPDDAQALGLRRGQEVKVSTRRGEVTTRVETRGRNKPPKGVVFFPWFDEGQLVNKLTLDATCPLSKETDFKKCACKVERA
- the napG gene encoding ferredoxin-type protein NapG — its product is MPAERAPAPLLSPERRRFLEAAARGGAGVAVAGLLLALHGRRAAALPADAIRPPGASAEADFLAACVRCGLCVRACPYDTLKLAELGIDDPATGTPFFTARRIPCEMCEDIPCVKACPTGALDPALTDIGKAAMGTAVLVDEEHCLNFLGLRCDVCYRVCPAIDEAITLETESNSRTGKHAVFRPTVHAEKCTGCGKCEKSCVLEEAAIKVLPRRLARGRPGEHYRLGWKEFEKNQGPLVPGIQGLPVRRPEGGL